A window of the Arenibacter algicola genome harbors these coding sequences:
- a CDS encoding DUF4301 family protein, producing MELTEADKKQLEKKGISKEKVLGQIETFKEGIPFVRLEKAAVVSDGISKFSEAEEQGLIKKFEDAKKKISLLKFVPASGAASRMFKAMFNFLDTYDPKAEKFEAYLDRTKDKDVKAFFDGYKNFAFYDLIQKRIAGKTSSKDEEKYLFVKEMLLPEGLDFGFYPKGLLPFHDYGKHTATPFEEHLKEAIAYAQVNNEANLHFTISEQHGEMFNKEFKTAGERVAKDAKTSFTVNYSFQKPSTDTIAVTLDNKPFRNSDGSLLFRPAGHGSLIENLNEQDADIIFIKNIDNVVVPRFSDDVAKSKKILAGLLLELQSKAFEYAKLLDGDNLTSEILETIKSFLEKDLNVRFSDKFGGFSIGQQIEILKDKISRPIRICGMVKNEGEPGGGPFWIRDAHGHISLQIIESAQVDMDNPAQVDILKNSTHFNPVDLVCGVRNYKGEKFNLLNYVDAKQGFITQKTKEGKDLKALELPGLWNGAMAFWNTIFVEVPLVTFNPVKTVNDLLKPAHQVK from the coding sequence ATGGAATTAACGGAAGCAGACAAAAAACAATTAGAAAAGAAGGGTATTTCTAAAGAAAAAGTTCTTGGTCAAATTGAGACATTTAAGGAGGGTATTCCTTTTGTGAGATTGGAAAAGGCCGCGGTAGTATCCGATGGCATTTCCAAATTTTCCGAGGCTGAGGAGCAAGGGCTTATTAAAAAATTTGAGGATGCAAAGAAGAAAATTTCACTTCTGAAATTTGTACCGGCTTCCGGTGCTGCATCCCGAATGTTCAAGGCAATGTTCAATTTTTTGGATACCTATGATCCCAAAGCCGAAAAATTCGAGGCCTATTTGGACAGAACCAAGGATAAGGATGTGAAGGCCTTCTTTGATGGGTATAAAAATTTTGCCTTTTATGACCTTATTCAAAAAAGGATAGCTGGTAAGACAAGCTCCAAGGATGAGGAAAAGTACCTTTTTGTAAAGGAGATGTTATTGCCTGAAGGCTTGGATTTCGGATTTTACCCAAAAGGCCTTTTGCCCTTTCATGACTATGGCAAGCACACCGCCACACCTTTCGAGGAACATTTAAAGGAGGCTATTGCCTACGCCCAGGTGAATAACGAGGCAAATCTACATTTTACCATTTCTGAGCAGCATGGCGAAATGTTCAACAAAGAATTTAAGACTGCCGGGGAGCGTGTGGCAAAGGATGCTAAAACCTCCTTTACGGTTAACTATTCCTTTCAGAAGCCTTCTACGGATACTATCGCTGTAACTTTGGACAACAAACCTTTCAGAAATTCGGATGGCTCCCTGTTGTTCAGGCCAGCTGGTCACGGTTCCTTGATAGAGAACCTGAACGAGCAGGATGCGGACATTATTTTTATAAAGAATATTGATAATGTGGTGGTTCCAAGATTTTCTGACGATGTTGCCAAAAGCAAAAAGATATTGGCCGGACTGTTGTTGGAATTACAAAGCAAGGCGTTTGAATATGCCAAGCTATTGGACGGGGATAATCTAACTTCTGAAATATTGGAAACTATAAAATCGTTTTTGGAAAAGGATTTAAATGTCCGATTCTCAGATAAATTTGGGGGTTTTAGTATAGGACAGCAAATAGAAATTTTAAAGGATAAGATAAGCCGTCCCATTCGTATATGTGGAATGGTCAAGAATGAAGGCGAACCTGGAGGCGGTCCGTTTTGGATAAGGGATGCCCACGGTCATATTTCACTTCAAATTATAGAATCTGCACAAGTAGATATGGATAATCCGGCACAGGTCGATATCTTAAAGAACTCTACCCACTTTAACCCGGTAGATTTGGTCTGCGGGGTAAGAAATTATAAGGGAGAGAAATTTAATTTGCTCAATTATGTAGATGCCAAACAAGGTTTTATCACCCAAAAAACAAAAGAAGGAAAAGATCTAAAGGCTTTGGAATTGCCAGGTCTATGGAACGGTGCCATGGCCTTTTGGAATACTATTTTTGTAGAAGTTCCCTTGGTGACCTTTAATCCTGTAAAAACGGTCAACGACCTATTAAAACCTGCTCATCAGGTAAAATAG
- a CDS encoding AAA family ATPase codes for MEEKFKQEPSSIIKVVLFGPESTGKTTLSQDLAKHYNTVWVPEYAREYLQDKWDKERKTCEPKDLLPIAEGQIKLENSLTKKANEVLICDTDLLETKVYSEAYYLGYCDPVLETYALQNTYDIYFLTYIDIPWEKDDLRDKPNDRERMFLYFKDTLEKYNRNFIILKGDKKTRLITAQNYINQLLRK; via the coding sequence ATGGAAGAAAAGTTTAAACAAGAGCCCTCAAGTATTATTAAAGTAGTGTTATTTGGACCGGAATCTACGGGAAAGACAACCTTGTCCCAAGATTTGGCCAAGCATTACAATACCGTTTGGGTACCGGAATATGCACGTGAATACCTTCAGGACAAATGGGATAAAGAAAGGAAAACCTGTGAGCCAAAAGATTTATTGCCCATAGCTGAGGGACAGATCAAATTGGAAAATTCCCTGACCAAGAAGGCTAATGAAGTCTTAATATGCGATACCGATCTTTTGGAGACCAAAGTTTATTCCGAAGCCTACTATTTGGGATATTGTGATCCAGTTTTGGAGACTTACGCATTGCAGAACACTTACGATATCTATTTTCTGACCTATATAGACATTCCGTGGGAAAAGGATGACCTAAGGGATAAACCAAATGACCGTGAACGAATGTTTCTTTATTTCAAGGATACTTTGGAAAAATATAACAGGAATTTTATTATCTTAAAGGGTGATAAAAAAACAAGGCTGATAACGGCCCAGAACTACATTAACCAACTATTGAGAAAATAA
- the pnuC gene encoding nicotinamide riboside transporter PnuC, translating to MSPIFEWIFAQYQDTSTHLIILEMVGVFFGFLSVWYSMRENILVFPTGILSTGLFVYILFVFGLLGDMLINAYYFAMSVYGWYIWTRKVDETHFIPITTTTPKEKKWTVFLFVATILFVVFVYVVFDKLDSWTAYIDTFTTAVFFVGMWLMAKKKLENWVYWIIGDVISVPLYFYKGLIFTSLQYLLFTIIAIFGYLAWKKSLNKSPQVLLK from the coding sequence ATGAGCCCCATTTTTGAATGGATTTTTGCCCAGTACCAAGATACTTCTACCCATTTGATAATTTTGGAAATGGTAGGGGTGTTTTTCGGATTTTTAAGTGTTTGGTACTCCATGAGGGAAAATATATTGGTTTTCCCTACAGGAATCCTTAGTACGGGGCTGTTTGTATATATCCTTTTTGTTTTTGGGTTATTGGGAGATATGCTGATCAATGCCTATTACTTCGCCATGAGTGTCTACGGATGGTATATATGGACTAGAAAGGTAGATGAGACCCATTTTATTCCCATAACTACAACGACCCCCAAAGAGAAAAAATGGACGGTTTTTTTATTTGTTGCTACTATTTTATTTGTTGTTTTTGTATACGTGGTATTTGATAAGTTGGATAGTTGGACAGCTTATATAGACACCTTTACAACGGCCGTATTCTTTGTAGGAATGTGGCTCATGGCCAAGAAAAAACTTGAAAATTGGGTATATTGGATTATAGGTGATGTAATATCGGTTCCATTATATTTTTATAAAGGACTTATATTTACATCTCTGCAATATTTATTGTTCACTATTATTGCCATTTTCGGATACCTTGCATGGAAGAAAAGTTTAAACAAGAGCCCTCAAGTATTATTAAAGTAG
- a CDS encoding 4'-phosphopantetheinyl transferase family protein, with the protein MPLYKTITVGDDAKVLIWKVEETESQLSEGVVLTPHCQKRMMGMKSELHRRGFLSIRHLMAIEGYVDHDLFYDDAGKPHLTDGKFISITHSHEFTGIIISDTKEVGIDIEMQRDKILRIANKYTPLEEYKTVANADALVRKLTIVWGAKESLYKIYAQHGLSFLHHIDITDFSLSDSETTGTILYKGKASHYNIIFLEFEGYTCVYAIKN; encoded by the coding sequence ATGCCTCTTTACAAAACAATAACAGTTGGGGACGATGCTAAAGTCTTGATTTGGAAAGTTGAAGAAACGGAATCCCAACTTTCTGAAGGGGTTGTGCTTACTCCGCATTGCCAAAAACGTATGATGGGAATGAAGTCGGAATTGCATAGAAGGGGGTTCCTGAGTATAAGACATTTAATGGCAATAGAGGGTTATGTTGATCACGATCTATTTTATGATGATGCGGGCAAACCGCATTTGACAGATGGCAAGTTTATCTCCATTACACATTCACACGAATTTACGGGAATTATTATTTCGGATACCAAAGAGGTAGGAATCGACATTGAAATGCAACGTGATAAGATTCTAAGGATAGCAAACAAGTATACCCCATTGGAGGAATACAAAACCGTGGCAAATGCGGATGCCTTGGTAAGAAAACTTACCATTGTTTGGGGAGCAAAGGAATCCTTGTACAAGATATATGCCCAACATGGCCTAAGTTTTTTGCACCATATAGATATTACGGATTTTTCTTTGTCCGACTCAGAGACTACTGGCACCATTCTATATAAGGGAAAGGCCTCCCACTACAATATTATATTTTTGGAGTTTGAGGGATATACCTGTGTGTATGCCATTAAAAATTAG
- the ahcY gene encoding adenosylhomocysteinase has translation MSTKTIPYVPYKVKDIGLAKWGRKEIELAEAEMPGLMSLREEYGKEQPLKGARIAGCLHMTIQTAVLIETLVALGAEVTWSSCNIFSTQDQAAAAIAAAGVPVYAWKGMNEEEFNWAIEQTLFFGEDRQPLNMILDDGGDLTNMVLDKYPELASGIKGLSEETTTGVHRLYERVKKGTLPMPAINVNDSVTKSKFDNKYGCRESAVDAIRRATDTMLAGKRVVVAGYGDVGKGTAASFKGAGSIVTVTEIDPICALQAAMDGFEVKKMDTVVGNADIVITTTGNKDIIQSQHFKAMKDKVIVCNIGHFDNEIDMSWLNKNYGHTKDEIKPQVDKYTLEGKDIIVLAEGRLVNLGCATGHPSFVMSNSFTNQTLAQMELWNHSDKYNNDVYMLPKHLDEKVAALHLSRLGVELETLRPEQAEYIGVTVEGPFKPDYYRY, from the coding sequence ATGAGTACTAAAACCATTCCTTACGTACCCTATAAAGTAAAAGACATTGGCTTGGCCAAATGGGGAAGAAAAGAAATTGAACTTGCGGAAGCCGAAATGCCCGGACTAATGTCCTTAAGGGAAGAGTACGGAAAAGAACAGCCTCTTAAAGGCGCCCGTATTGCCGGGTGTTTGCATATGACCATACAAACAGCGGTACTCATCGAGACCTTGGTTGCCCTTGGCGCAGAGGTGACTTGGAGTTCATGTAATATTTTCTCTACCCAAGATCAGGCTGCTGCTGCTATAGCCGCAGCCGGGGTTCCTGTATATGCATGGAAGGGAATGAACGAAGAAGAATTTAATTGGGCCATTGAACAGACCTTGTTTTTCGGAGAAGATCGTCAACCCTTAAACATGATCTTGGATGATGGGGGAGATCTTACCAACATGGTATTGGACAAATACCCAGAATTGGCTTCAGGTATCAAAGGCCTTTCCGAAGAGACTACCACTGGTGTTCATAGGCTTTATGAAAGGGTAAAAAAAGGAACCTTGCCAATGCCCGCCATCAATGTTAACGATTCTGTTACAAAATCCAAATTCGACAACAAATACGGTTGCAGGGAAAGTGCCGTAGATGCTATTCGCAGGGCTACGGATACAATGCTTGCGGGCAAAAGAGTTGTAGTTGCCGGATACGGTGATGTAGGAAAAGGTACAGCAGCTTCTTTTAAAGGAGCGGGTTCTATTGTTACAGTTACCGAAATTGATCCAATTTGTGCCTTACAGGCAGCTATGGACGGTTTTGAGGTAAAGAAAATGGATACAGTGGTTGGAAATGCCGATATCGTAATAACCACTACCGGAAATAAGGATATTATTCAGTCGCAGCATTTTAAAGCGATGAAAGACAAAGTAATAGTGTGTAATATTGGCCATTTCGACAATGAAATAGACATGTCATGGCTGAACAAAAATTACGGCCATACCAAGGATGAAATAAAACCACAGGTTGACAAATATACCCTTGAAGGAAAGGATATTATTGTTTTGGCAGAAGGTAGGTTGGTAAACTTGGGATGCGCTACCGGTCATCCAAGTTTTGTAATGAGCAACTCCTTCACCAACCAAACCTTGGCGCAAATGGAACTTTGGAACCATAGTGACAAATACAATAATGACGTATATATGCTTCCAAAACATTTGGACGAAAAAGTGGCCGCTTTGCACCTATCCCGATTGGGAGTGGAATTGGAAACTTTAAGACCGGAACAGGCAGAATATATTGGAGTAACCGTTGAGGGTCCTTTTAAGCCCGATTATTATAGGTACTAG